The DNA region GGTACTACCACATGGTATTGAATGGTGTATTTGTATCTCTCTGACAAGTTAGACCTTATATGTTTTATATTTGCCTTTCTGTTGAAATAGCCTGTGTTAAAAAATAGAAACCACTGATAACTGGCTATTTCTTTTGCTGTTTTTCTGTATTCTATGAGCAATTTTTTGATAATGTCTATTTTTCTTTTTGTCAGAGGGCATGAGACTTGAATGGCTCTATGCATCTTTATACTGAGCAATATAGTATGCTTGGGTAGATTTGTCAATAAAAATTGGAACTGGTTTCAAAGACTTCTTACCCAAACGTGTTAAACTCCTTGCATAGAATTTTATGTATATTATAATATTTTTATTTGACAATAGTTCGAGGAGGTTCACCATGTTCCAAGTTCCTGAAGTGTCTTCCGAAGAAGCAAAAAAGATGCTTGAAGAAGATAAACAGGTGGTGCTACTTGATGTGAGAACGCCTCAGGAGCATGCACAAGTCAGGATACCAAACTCTAAACTAATACCTCTGGATGAGCTTCGTTACGCTTATAAGGATCTTCCTAAGGATAAAAGGTACATAATTTACTGCAGAAGTGGGGAAAGGAGCGCTTTTGCCACTTACTTCCTGAGACATATGGGATACGAAGCTTATAACCTATCAGGAGGTATTTTGCTTTGGCCATATGAGAAAGAGACGGGAATAGGTTAATATTTCTCATATGATCTATCTGTTAGTGTTGTTGATTTTGTCTTCATGCGGTATAAAAGCTAATCCTGAACCGCTTCCTGAACCTCTTGTTGAAATAAGAAGATTGGGAGATAATGTTTATGTAAGATCCTTGCAAGGTAACATACAAGTGGAAGGTTTTGAAAAGTTAGATGGATGGTTTATGAAAGAAGATAAAGAAGCCTTCTGTTTTATCGTCAGGAGGATAGGTGGAAAGAGCGGCAAATTCTGTGTGGGAAAGTCTATACAAAAAAAGCCTGCTGTAATCTTAAAAGAAAATGATAGCAATCTCCTCATTGAAGCTTCTGGCTTTCCTTCTTATAGGCTTTATCCCTTATCGGATGGTAAGTTAGATATCTTAAATGGTGCAGAGTTCAGGGGTATATACAGAATAAGCAGGGATTACTTTAGAAGATGTTACGCTATTACCGGCGTATTGGATGCTGTAGAGAGTGAACCTTACAACTTTTGTGTGGAAGCTAAAAAAGTTCCACCTATAAAGGACGTAGAGAGGCTTGAGTATCAAACCATATCAGATAAGATATACCTTATCTGGTCTTATACTCCGGATGATCTTTTTAAAGAGTTTGTAATTTATAAAGATGGTAAAGAGGTGGGAAGTACGCAAAGCTACATGTATGAGGACACCCTTCCTGAGGGGAAAACCACTTACACGGTGAAAGTGAGAAACAAACTGGGTTTTGAAAGCTCTGGAAGAAGCATAACTTATAGCCCATAATAAGAGGCTATCGCAGCCGAAATAGCCAAAGTTATGTCTTCAGGATTCTTTTGATCCTCTATCTCAAAGTCATATGTAGGGAGTTTTTCCTCAAGGAACTTTATACCGAAGTATCCATTTATGAAGTCTGGGTCTCTTATTATCTCCCTGTGAAGGGATATGTTGGTAGGTACACCTCTAACTATAAATTCGTCTATGGCTCTTCTTGCCCTTGCTATCACCCTGTCCCATGTGAGAGCCCAAACACTGAGCTTTGCGATCATTGAGTCATAATAAGGCGGAATAACAAAATCTTTATATACACCTGCATCCATTCTAACTCCCGGACCACCCGGTGAGTAGTAAGCCGTGATCTTACCCGGTGCAGGAGCGAAGTTTCTCTTTGGATCTTCCGCATTTATCCTAAACTCAATGGCGTAACCTCTGAAAGTTATATCACTTTGTGTAAAGGGAAGAGCTTCTCCCGAAGCCACTCTAATCATGTTTTCTACTATATCAACACCGGAAACCATTTCTGTTATGGTGTGTTCTACCTGAAGCCTCGTATTCATCTCTATAAAATAAAACTCGCCTTTTTGTATATCCGCAAGAAACTCAAGTGTACCTGCACTTTCATAACCCACCTGCATCATAGCACGTACGGAAAGTCCGAGCATTTTGTTCCTCATTTCTTTCGGCAAAACCGGGCAAGGTGTAACTTCAAGTACCTTTTGGTGTTTTCTCTGTATAGAACAGTCCCTCTCACCCAGATGAACCACATTTCCATACTTATCTCCCAGAATTTGCACCTCTATGTGTTTTGGGTTTTCCAGATACTTCTCTATAAAGAGATCACCTTTTCCAAAGAAGGTTTCAGCCTCTCTATAAGCCGACTCAAAAAGCCCTGGAAGGTCATCCTCCCTTTTTACAACCCGCATACCCCTACCACCACCTCCGTAGGCGGACTTTAACATTACGGGAAAACCTATTTCTTTGGCATAATGCAGAGCATCTTGCGGATCTCTCAGAGGCTCATCTACACCAGGGACGGTTGGAAGCCCAAGATCTTTTACTATCCTTTTGGCTTTAACTTTATCCCCAAACATCTCTATGTGTTCCGGCTTTGGTCCTATGAAGGTTATACCCCTTCTTTGACAGAATCTTGCAAAGTCTGCACTTTCCGCGAGAAATCCGTAACCCGGATGTATGGCATCTGCGCCTACAGACTTGGCTAGATCCACAATCCTCACGTAGTCCAAGTAAGCCCATATAGGATCTCCCGGTATAAGGTAAGACTCGTCGGCTTTTTTAACGTACAAAGATCTGGCATCCGCTTCTGAATATATGGCAACAGTTCTAATGCCAAGTTCTTTACAAGCCCTTATTATCCTAAGGGCTACCTCACCTCTATTGGCTATCAAAACTTTCCTGAACATAACATTTATTTTAGCTTGTCTGATAGTTATCATGCTTTACGAAAAATCTAAGTATATATTTACTTAAAATTAAAAACT from Hydrogenobacter sp. includes:
- a CDS encoding rhodanese-like domain-containing protein, with protein sequence MFQVPEVSSEEAKKMLEEDKQVVLLDVRTPQEHAQVRIPNSKLIPLDELRYAYKDLPKDKRYIIYCRSGERSAFATYFLRHMGYEAYNLSGGILLWPYEKETGIG
- a CDS encoding acetyl-CoA carboxylase biotin carboxylase subunit; translation: MFRKVLIANRGEVALRIIRACKELGIRTVAIYSEADARSLYVKKADESYLIPGDPIWAYLDYVRIVDLAKSVGADAIHPGYGFLAESADFARFCQRRGITFIGPKPEHIEMFGDKVKAKRIVKDLGLPTVPGVDEPLRDPQDALHYAKEIGFPVMLKSAYGGGGRGMRVVKREDDLPGLFESAYREAETFFGKGDLFIEKYLENPKHIEVQILGDKYGNVVHLGERDCSIQRKHQKVLEVTPCPVLPKEMRNKMLGLSVRAMMQVGYESAGTLEFLADIQKGEFYFIEMNTRLQVEHTITEMVSGVDIVENMIRVASGEALPFTQSDITFRGYAIEFRINAEDPKRNFAPAPGKITAYYSPGGPGVRMDAGVYKDFVIPPYYDSMIAKLSVWALTWDRVIARARRAIDEFIVRGVPTNISLHREIIRDPDFINGYFGIKFLEEKLPTYDFEIEDQKNPEDITLAISAAIASYYGL